The following are encoded together in the Brassica napus cultivar Da-Ae chromosome A9, Da-Ae, whole genome shotgun sequence genome:
- the LOC106363381 gene encoding uncharacterized protein LOC106363381 — protein sequence MSLLLLNQPWKLCRGKRVLVRSSPLGSDSFSSSLQQTPPCAIISVSPCPYADEIGNLNIKNANERSVTHVEKDVPGELSCPLKHFRFGILGTIGSAHGWVATPLEDGRVRLQDDLNPAASYTDPKHISLPCLVTLPYCQTQLVTNVSMSSSSPEEEDCVVAIKFFGPQLSLCRPAAQSNSEWINIRIANPCFFSSRVMFSKRDGMFHIPGSGGHLIGSWDLGEHKDHPKIQMLRFHNLAELTMSKLEILHSCFTSEHLVESQTTGETFLIKWCRKTTRSMLDMPKMKTEALMVFRLDEEGNAFYTEDIGDLVIFLSRAEPFCVPASSFPGMYPNRVEIFDVDEIGSVNLATGTVSTRNSTFNAPYYIPPQNIESTTN from the coding sequence atGTCTCTGCTCCTTCTCAATCAGCCTTGGAAGCTCTGCCGTGGGAAACGCGTGTTGGTTAGGTCCTCTCCTCTTGGCTCTGATAGCTTCTCATCTTCCTTGCAGCAAACCCCTCCCTGTGCCATCATATCCGTTAGCCCTTGTCCTTATGCTGACGAAATCGGAAACCTTAACATTAAGAATGCTAATGAGCGTTCCGTGACTCATGTGGAAAAGGATGTGCCTGGAGAGTTGTCGTGCCCATTGAAACACTTTCGTTTTGGTATATTGGGAACGATCGGGTCGGCCCATGGCTGGGTAGCTACTCCTCTAGAGGACGGAAGAGTCCGTCTCCAAGACGATCTAAACCCGGCTGCATCCTACACAGACCCGAAACACATTTCCCTGCCTTGTCTTGTAACTCTGCCTTATTGCCAAACCCAACTTGTCACCAACGTGTCGATGTCCTCATCATCTCCTGAGGAAGAGGACTGTGTCGTGGCTATCAAGTTCTTCGGACCGCAACTCAGCTTATGCAGACCGGCTGCTCAAAGCAACTCCGAGTGGATCAACATCAGGATCGCGAACCCATGTTTCTTCTCCTCTCGTGTCATGTTTTCCAAGAGAGATGGCATGTTCCACATACCCGGATCAGGAGGCCATCTCATCGGATCATGGGATCTTGGAGAACACAAGGACCATCCTAAAATTCAGATGCTGCGATTCCACAACCTTGCTGAGCTGACCATGTCCAAACTCGAGATATTGCATTCGTGTTTCACAAGCGAACACTTGGTGGAGTCACAAACAACTGGTGAAACTTTCTTGATAAAGTGGTGCAGAAAGACCACCAGGAGCATGCTTGATATGCCTAAAATGAAAACAGAAGCTTTGATGGTGTTCAGGCTAGACGAAGAAGGAAACGCTTTTTACACTGAGGACATTGGAGATCTCGTCATTTTCCTCTCCAGGGCTGAACCTTTCTGTGTCCCTGCTAGCTCCTTTCCTGGCATGTACCCCAACAGAGTCGAAATTTTTGATGTAGATGAAATCGGATCTGTCAATTTGGCTACAGGCACCGTGTCTACTAGAAATTCCACATTCAATGCCCCTTACTATATTCCACCTCAAAATATAGAGAGCACTACTAATTGA